In Leptospira harrisiae, a genomic segment contains:
- a CDS encoding response regulator, translating to MNDSNRKRKLLYVDDEILNLYLFRDYFKNEFDVIVAKSGKEAMEELNENLDVQFVISDMRMPEMSGLEFITEAKNIRPNITYCILTGYDLTPEIQTAISEKKVARYFSKPFDPTEIISFLSAGS from the coding sequence ATGAACGATTCGAATCGAAAACGTAAGCTGCTCTATGTTGATGATGAAATCCTCAATTTGTATTTGTTTCGAGATTATTTTAAAAATGAGTTTGATGTAATCGTTGCTAAGTCGGGTAAAGAAGCAATGGAAGAACTGAATGAAAATTTGGATGTACAGTTTGTGATTAGTGATATGAGGATGCCAGAGATGAGCGGTTTGGAATTTATCACAGAAGCCAAAAACATTCGGCCCAATATCACTTATTGTATTTTAACGGGATATGATCTAACACCGGAAATCCAAACGGCAATATCAGAAAAAAAAGTGGCTCGTTACTTTTCTAAACCATTTGATCCCACAGAGATCATTTCCTTTCTCTCTGCGGGTTCTTGA